The following coding sequences are from one Gossypium hirsutum isolate 1008001.06 chromosome A12, Gossypium_hirsutum_v2.1, whole genome shotgun sequence window:
- the LOC107934315 gene encoding glucosidase 2 subunit beta isoform X2, whose protein sequence is MQIWRWLCLKHSFPVCFAAVSFFLLLVSSSKSPLGIHPLDAKYFAAEVIKCKDGSKSFTRDRLNDNFCDCLDGTDEPGTSACPAGKFYCRNVGSIPQFIFSSRVNDHFCDCCDGSDEYDGSILCPNTCIMGGNVEYKTEDYVSTTSHLHSTKLKEMKIGIKLEDLIQTLAGLLCNGGPNLKVQYPSNFIHVRFGFSSSL, encoded by the exons ATGCAGATCTGGCGGTGGCTATGTTTAAAACACAGTTTCCCCGTTTGTTTTGCTGCCGtctccttttttcttttgcttGTTTCTTCTTCTAAATCTCCTCTCGGTATCCACCCATTAG ATGCCAAGTATTTTGCTGCGGAGGTTATCAAGTGTAAGGATGGGTCCAAATCATTTACCAGAGACCGTCTTAACGATAACTTCTGTGACTGCCTTGACGGCACCGATGAGCCTG GGACTTCAGCTTGCCCAGCAGGCAAATTTTATTGTAGGAATGTAGGAAGTATACCTCAGTTCATTTTTTCTTCTCGAGTTAATGATCATTTTTGTG ATTGTTGTGATGGAAGTGATGAGTATGATGGTAGCATCCTGTGTCCCAACACATGTATCATGGGTGGTAATGTCGAGTACAAAACTGAAGATTATGTTTCTACAACTAGTCATCTGCACTCTACTAAATTGAAGGAAATGAAAATTGGAATTAAATTAGAAGACTTGATTCAGACTCTTGCAG GGTTACTGTGTAATGGTGGGCCAAATCTCAAAGTGCAATATCCCTCAAATTTCATCCATGTGAGATTTGGATTCTCTAGCTCTCTCTAA